Part of the Archocentrus centrarchus isolate MPI-CPG fArcCen1 chromosome 4, fArcCen1, whole genome shotgun sequence genome is shown below.
TATTTATGGGGGGAGAACCATTCATGTAACTGGGTTGAGGGGTTAGCCAGGGACAGAACTGaataatgtgattttaatgAATAATTAACAGTTAATCTGGAAAATATACATCAATAACAAAAGAGCACAAATAGATATTTATGTTGATATAATAatttcttaatttatttaataatttcttttggTATTTTCAAAGTATACTTTTATCTATGCCTTGAGGGACATGACTAAATAGGTGTTGTCAAGtgaaaaaactattttatttcCCATAAAAGGATAAAATTGTATTCAAGTTTTTTACACTAtatcaaataaaacattttaatgtacatttaaagctgtttaaatataattttcggtaatttatttattaaaatacaaCTAAAGAGGTGAGAGGGGCTCAAATTGTGCTATGTTGATAGAATACCTTTTATACTTACAGCCCCCCAGAATGTCCCCCAGTTCATTCCCTCAGTTGATGTTATCaatatatttgaaatattaataaataattaattggAGGGCACAATTCATTcgaaataaaaacatcaaaaaaaaaaaaaaatcaggatttTTATGGGCCCCTCTCCCTACTCGGGCCCTGGGTAGTCAAGTCCACTTTTCCCCCCACTACCACGCCCATGGGTGCAATGCTGGCAACGTGTTTGTCACGTTTCACTTAAAGCCAGAAGGAAGAGAAGACAACGTGTCGCCATGTAGTTCTTTTAATCGgagacaaaaattaaaaatgtgcagcGTCTGTTTCACCCTGTATGCTGAGCAAACTGGAAGGTAAACGACAAAGTTTGGTTGGGGAGCCCTGGTTAAATTCAAACTTATTCTGACGGGGTAACAAACTGCCGCTGTGCAGCTCTCTGTGGACAGAGAAGTTTGATGCAGCTTGTCAACAGGTGTTTCTCCATCAAGATATTCCATCACTAATTGGGGTTTGGACGGAAGGCAGCGTGGCTGACTGTCGCCCCTTTCTCAAATCCTCTATCCCTTTCCTTGCCTCCTCAACTGTAGGAATCTCAATGCTCATGACATATTACATTTAATTCAAGGTGTCCTGAAATATGCACAATATGGTACAGTGTCACAagatgcactatattgccaaaagtattcactcatctgccccCCAACGCatttgaacttgagtgacatcccattctatgtcatattaaaccctggtctatagcagggatcctcaaatccaggcctcgaggtccagtgtcctgcaccttttagatgtgtgtctgcttcaacacacctgagtcaaatatagaagtcattagcaggactctggagaacttgactgcatactgaggaggtgattcagccatttgattgaggcgtgttggatcagggacacatctaaaagctgcaggacactggacctcgaggcctggatttgagggtCCCTGGtctatagggtttaatatgtcaGTCCAACATTTGCAGCtagaacagcttcaactcttccaggaatgctttccacaaggtttaggagtctgtttatgggaatttttgaccattaatCCAGACGAGCATTTGTGAGTTCAgatactgatgttggacgagaaggtctGGCTCGCAATCtttgctctaattcatcccaaaggttctgtcaggttgaggtcaggactctgtgcaggccagtcatgttcttccacaccaaactcactcattcgtgtctttatggaccttgctttgtgtactggtgtgcaaactgttcccacaaagttgagaccgtgaaattgtccaaaatgtctttgcatgatgaagcattaagagttatTTTCATTGGAACTAAGGGACTGAGTCCAACTGCAGAACCCCCCCCAAtcaaactttacatttggcacaatgcCGTCAGATAAGAATCGTTCttctggcaaccgccaaacccattCAATGAAGCTGTCTACTGTTCTTGAGcaaatctgaaggccacatgaagtttggaggtctgtagcaactgactctgcagaaagttggcaacgtCTTCTCACTTTGCACCTCAGCAGCCGCTgaacccactctgtcattttgcatggctgagttgctgtcattcccaatcacttacACTTTCTTATCATACCACTAACAGTTTACTGTTAGTggcaaggaaatttcacaactggacttgttccaCAGGTGGCATTCTATCACAGCACCACACTGGAATTTCCTAAACTCCTGAGAACAATCTATtccttcacaaatgtttgtagaagcagtggccacggaagtgattggaacacctgaattcaatggcttggatggatgagtgaatacctttgggAATATAGTCCATTatacctttaaaaaataatttaaaaaattcacaCACACCTTAACAGTGAAGGGCAGAAAGTCTGATCACACTGCTGATCATCGTAAACAACTGAGGAATAAgtaaaaagttttttgtttgctggGGAAACAGATGCTGCAAACAAATTTTCTCAGTACCATAGtttcaaaattgatgaaattacaATTATGTATATTGTGTGACTCCACAGTGtaagtggtttacacattcgctTAGTGAAAGCTCAGTTTCACCCTTGCCCCAGTTTGACCCTTAGAAGGAGACACGAATCCTTTTGGGGTTGCATcaagaagggcatctggtgtaaaaaattTGCCAAACCAAATATgaggagctacctgctgtggggTCGCCAGAGCAGGTAGCTCCTCATATTTGGCTGGTTGTGAACAAATGACATTGTAGCTCTAAAAACTGAGGCCACATCTTATATTAAAATGCAGATTGGAGCAGGTAAAAACAGCTTCTTGTAGTATCACATTAAATAACATGGAAGAAATACTATATCTTGTTAACAAAATACACACTTAAAATTCTTCCAATACTTACAAATCATTTGCAACTGGAATTACAGCCCTTGTTTATATTCAGGCCAATAGGCCTTCATTTGATCAGACACAAATTTGAAATTCATAAGCATCCTCAAACACCTCCCACCAGGTTATTAAAACATCAAATTGGTGCACAGCATCGGTGTGCCCACTGATACAAGTCAGCATTGCACATTAGTTGATACCATCTATACAAACTCTGAGGTAACTTACAAAACAGTAGCAGCTTGTACATTAAAATGATATTATACTCATACACTCCCTGCAAGAGAATCATAATTTGTCATAAATTTCCAATATACATAGACTAGTGATAAAAGAGTTAACGTTAGTccttttaaatgtacagcaccAACAAACCAGGACTATGACAGTGAATTGGTTCATATAAAATTCATCATTAGGTTACACCTTTAATATCCGTTTGTTCAGAAGCTGCCTGTGCTAGGCTGTTTATTACTGAAGGAAACGGCTCAGGTCCTCACGAATCTCAGCCTCATCCCAGGGTCCATGAATGTTGTCCTTATGCCTCTGCAGCCTCACAAGCAGCAAAGGACAGAGCAGTGTTACACTTGCTAAAGCCAGGGTTAAGAGCACAGCTCCGCCCAGCGACTGAGACCCCAGACCTCCTATCCCTCCAAtacaaactcccacacacaccccAGTAAACTGGCTAGGGGTGTTCTCCCTCAACTTCTGCACCAGGCAGGGCCACAGAGCAAACACCAGGAGGGCACAGCTCAGCATGGCGAAAGTGTGCAGAGTCCCAGGTAACCTGGAGGCTAAGCACACTGAGGCAAACAGAGCTGCATTTAAAGAGAGGCTGCCGGGAGGTGATGGCTGCGCATAAGGAAACGAGACCAAATGGGCCAGCAGCATCAAAGCAGACATGGCGTACACTGTGTCCGTACTCACAGACTCTGTTAGTGTCTTAAGAACTGGCGAGAAGCCAAAGGTGAAGGAAAGGAAAATAGCTGCACTCTGTAAATCAGCCAGATGAGTGCGGGGTTCACCGCATGATTCAACCCGAGACGTCAGGGCTTGATGGAGTCCATAACCCAGCAGGGCACAGATGAGGCTGGACCACAACAACGTCTCAGGAGACAGCAGACCCTGTGAGGAAAGCAGAGCTGTTTAATAACCCGCTCCATACAGCAAAGACACTTCATccttcaaagatttttttttttccaaagctgTACCTGCTCCATGTAGAGCCAGAGGGTGATAAAAATGGCCACACAGGACAACTGCTGTCCTACAAAGCCCGCTTCCTTCACTACAGCCCAGTAGCGGTACTGTCGGATGCCCTCGTTTCTGCGCAACTCCTCCAAGAACCGCTGGTCTACATAGTTATCAGGGAAAGGCTGGCATTCCCACAGCACCTTCCGCCAGGGCACTGCTGGACCCAGGGCACCGTCTGGCCCCATCACCCTGACCTCAATACATATacatagagacacacacacaaatataaaaacgTCTAACAAACAGACTGTCATATCTGCAATGTTTGTGATTTTCATGATTTGTGGTTTCTCCAGTCTTCTGGACTGCTTACCCAGTGATGTCCCATTATATacacattatatttttatatactaGGCTTTGGGTCAGCTACTGCTGTTCTGTGACTTGACTCAAAGTTTTTGGCGGAATTTTCCACGATTTTACCCATTACAAAGATTTATAGACTTTAAAGACTAGAGGCTGCCAACCGGGGTCTTTTTCTGGGTTCATAGAAAGAGTCAAAAAGCTCTAAAGCTAATATAATATAATGGAGTTTTAAATAAGGTCACCCACAGCTGTGTTAGCCAAATAAATGTTGGATGCGAACGACATTTAAAGCGTTTTCTTTCCTGTCAAGTGAATGGATCTAATCTGTCAGTCAATCCATTATGAAACTACCGGTTCTTCCGGTTTAAAAGGCGACAATAACACCACACATCCTCTGTGCACACGTCTGTAAAAACAATAATGTGCTGAGAACGGACAGAAATATCCACATACGTATCCCTAAGGTGTTTTCCACTTACCTGGGACGGGATTTTGTTCAACGCCGATGCTACAATCTCATCCTATCATTATCCCGGAAGTAAAGCGATTTATCACACAGCAGCGCCCcctgttcttcttcctcttctattCGAAATAGCGACACAAGCGTGCTGCTGCCCTCTACTGTCTGCTGGTCAGGTGACACGTTTACGTTTCCTTATGCAGTCCAAGACTGTTAAGATCGTATTTATTCTGTTTCTTCATTTTGGTGGCGCTGTTATAATTAAGCAAGGTGCTCTCAGGTCTTTAACCAGCCTCTGAACTGAGTAATCGATTCACTGGCTGTCTTACCGTCTCTAAGCCTCCATGACCCCAATTGTCATTTGGGTATCTCTCAGTCACAGCCAGCCCACTGAAAATATTTACTAGTGAAAACCAGGCTGAGACTTTGTGGATTTAAGAGTGGGCTGGGAATGTGGAGGTTTAGATCATCCCACAACTTCTTTGAATTTGTTCTCTTCTTATACTTTAGGATGCATAAATTGACTTTGGGATCTGGGAATAATCATGCTGTTTTTGAAAAGCATATTGGCACTGTCTGTCCACTTTATGACAATaacctttttcttttacaaGGTGACCGTGGTGAACATATGTAGCCCATTCTATGCTGAAGTTATAAGACCAAATCAGCAGACCAGTGTGCCTTCCAAAAAGTAACCAGACATTTTAAAGTTCTACTAAAATATTCTTAAGGTGGCAGTAGTTGGTGTCAGTTTTAAAATTGCTTGCTGTGTTGATTGTGATATTTATCTGCATCATGTCATAATAACAGATTCTCAGTGTGTAGACCACAGCCTCCTGTCTCCGTGGGTAACAGCTCAGGCAGccagcagtcccatcagctCCAACACTGAGACAGAGGAGCCGCAAATGCCAACACAAAGAAACCATGGGAAGGAATCTAAAATCTTTAAACAAACCATAACTAATTCCTGACAAGGCTTCTACATTCTCTGCAAATCCATGTATACAGTCACAGGACTGTCACAGAGTTTTGTTAAAACGTTCTTTTTCTCGTGGCTGTAGCCGTTGTCTTCTTATTACGCTGTGATTGAAGCTTTGCCACATCTCTCCTATATTTGACTTTACAGAGATCATGCCTTAACAGTGTTTCAGGAGTAGAGGGTAAGTGTCATGAAGTGCAATATTTTGAGGATGACTAAA
Proteins encoded:
- the pigc gene encoding phosphatidylinositol N-acetylglucosaminyltransferase subunit C; this translates as MGPDGALGPAVPWRKVLWECQPFPDNYVDQRFLEELRRNEGIRQYRYWAVVKEAGFVGQQLSCVAIFITLWLYMEQGLLSPETLLWSSLICALLGYGLHQALTSRVESCGEPRTHLADLQSAAIFLSFTFGFSPVLKTLTESVSTDTVYAMSALMLLAHLVSFPYAQPSPPGSLSLNAALFASVCLASRLPGTLHTFAMLSCALLVFALWPCLVQKLRENTPSQFTGVCVGVCIGGIGGLGSQSLGGAVLLTLALASVTLLCPLLLVRLQRHKDNIHGPWDEAEIREDLSRFLQ